A window from Urocitellus parryii isolate mUroPar1 chromosome 1, mUroPar1.hap1, whole genome shotgun sequence encodes these proteins:
- the Apc gene encoding adenomatous polyposis coli protein isoform X5 translates to MASSGQIDFLERLKELTLDSSNFPGVKLRSKMSLRSYGSREGSVSSRSGECSPVPMGSFPRRGFVNGSRESTGYLEELEKERSLLLADLDKEEKEKDWYYAQLQNLTKRIDSLPLTENFSLQTDMTRRQLEYEARQIRVAMEEQLGTCQDMEKRAQRRIARIQQIEKDILRIRQLLQSQATEAERSSQNKHEAGSHEAERQNEGQGVAEINMATSGGGQGLTTRMDHETASVLSSGSTHSAPRRLTSHLGTKVEMVYSLLSMLGTHDKDDMSRTLLAMSSSQDSCISMRQSGCLPLLIQLLHGNDKDSVLLGNSRGSKEARARASAALHNIIHSQPDDKRGRREIRVLHLLEQIRAYCETCWEWQEAHEQGMDQDKNPMPAPVEHQICPAVCVLMKLSFDEEHRHAMNELGRKATRGISSQELGQGLSGGLQAIAELLQVDCEMYGLTNDHYSITLRRYAGMALTNLTFGDVANKATLCSMKGCMRALVAQLKSESEDLQQVIASVLRNLSWRADVNSKKTLREVGSVKALMECALEVKKESTLKSVLSALWNLSAHCTENKADICAVDGALAFLVGTLTYRSQTNTLAIIESGGGILRNVSSLIATNEDHRQILRENNCLQTLLQHLKSHSLTIVSNACGTLWNLSARNPKDQEALWDMGAVSMLKNLIHSKHKMIAMGSAAALRNLMANRPAKYKDANIMSPGSSLPSLHVRKQKALEAELDAQHLSETFDNIDNLSPKASHRSKQRHKQNLYGDYVFDTNRHDDNRSDNFNTGNMTVLSPYLNTTVLPSSSSSRGSLDSSRSEKDRSLERERGIGLSSYHPTTENPGTSSKRGLPISTTAAQIAKVMEEVSAIHTSQEDRNSGSTTELHCVTDERNAIRRSSTAHTHSNTYNFTKSENSNRTCSMPYGKLEYKRSSNDSLNSVSSSDGYGKRGQMKPSVESYSEDDESKFCSYGQYPADLAHKIHSANHMDDNDGELDTPINYSLKYSDEQLNSGRQSPSQNERWARPKHIIEDEIKQNEQRQSRSQNTTYPVYTESTDDKHLKFQPHFGQQECVSPYRSRGTNGSETNRVGSGHGINQNVNQSLCQEDDYEDDKPTNYSERYSEEEQHEEEERPTNYSIKYNEEKHHVDQPIDYSLKYATDISSSQKPSFPFSKSSSAQNTKTEHISSNSEKASTPSSNAKRQTQLHPSSAQNRNGQTQKTTTCKVPSINQETIQTYCVEDTPICFSRCSSLSSLSSAEDEIGCDQTTQEADSSNTLQIAEIKENNVTRSTEDPVSEVPTVSQHGRTKPSRLQASSLSSESTRHKAVEFSSGAKSPSKSGAQTPKSPPEHYVQETPLMFSRCTSVSSLDSFESRSIASSVQSEPCSGMVSGIISPSDLPDSPGQTMPPSRSKTPPPPPQTVQTKREVPKNKVPTTEKRESGPKQAAVNAAVQRVQVLPDADTLLHFATESTPDGFSCSSSLSALSLDEPFIQKDVELRIMPPVHENDNGNETEPEQPEESNENQDKEAEKPVDSEKDLLDDSDDDDIEILEECIISAMPTKSSRKAKKLAQTASKLPPPVARKPSQLPVYKLLPSQNRLQAQKHVSFTPGDDMPRVYCVEGTPINFSTATSLSDLTIESPPNELAAGEGIRAGAQSGEFEKRDTIPTEGRSTDEAQRGKTSSVTMPELDDSKTEEGDILAECINSAMPKGKSHKPFRVKKIMDQVQQASVSSSGTNKNQIDSKKKKPTSPVKPMPQNTEYRTRVKKNTDSKNNLNTEPAFSDNKDSKKQNLKTNSKDFNDKLPNNEDRVRGSFTFDSPHHYTPIEGTPYCFSRNDSLSSLDFDDDDVDLSREKAELRKGKDSKDSEAKVTSHTELTSSQQSSNKSQAVTKHPISRGQSKPILQKQPTFPQSSKDIPDRGAATDEKLQNFAIENTPVCFSRNSSLSSLSDIDQENNNNKENEPIKETAPPASQGEPSKPQASGYAPKSFHVEDTPVCFSRNSSLSSLSIDSEDDLLQECISSAMPKKKRPSRLKGDNEKHSPRNMGGILAEDLTLDLKDIQKPDSEHGLSPDSENFDWKAIQEGANSIVSSLHQAAAAACLSRQASSDSDSILSLKSGISLGSPFHLTPDQEEKPFTGNKGPRILKPGEKSTLETKKMESENKGIKGGKKVYKSLITGKVRSNSEISSQMKQPLQTNMPLISRGRTMIHIPGVRNSSSSTSPVSKKGPPLKTPASKSPSEGQAATTSPRGTKPSVKSELSPVTRQTSQIGGSNKGPSRSGSRDSTPSRPAQQPLTRPMQSPGRNSISPGRNGISPPNKLSQLPRTSSPSTASTKSSGSGKMSYTSPGRQMSQQNLTKQTGLSKNTSSIPRSESASKGLNQMNNSNGSSKKVELSRMSSTKSSGSESDRSERPVLVRQSTFIKEAPSPTLRRKLEESASFESLSPSSRPDSPTRSQAQTPVLSPSLPDMSLSTHSSVQAGGWRKLPPNLSPTIEYNDGRPVKRHDIARSHSESPSRLPINRSGTWKREHSKHSSSLPRVSTWRRTGSSSSILSASSESSEKAKSEDEKHVNSVSGTKQTKENQVSTKGTWRKIKESEISPTNITSQNTSSGATNGAESKTLIYQMAPAVSKTEDVWVRIEDCPINNPRSGRSPTGNTPPVIDSVSEKGNPNVKDLKDNQGKQNGGNGSVPVHTMGLENRLNSFIQVDAPDQKGTETKQGQSNPVPAAETSESSIAERTPFSSSSSSKHSSPSGTVAARVTPFNYNPSPRKSSADSTSARPSQIPTPVNNTKKRDSKTDSTESSGTQSPKRHSGSYLVTSV, encoded by the exons GGTTTAACTACACGAATGGACCATGAAACAGCCAGTGTTTTGAGTTCTGGTAGCACACACTCTGCTCCTCGAAGACTGACAAGTCATTTGGGAACCAAG GTGGAAATGGTGTATTCATTGTTGTCAATGCTTGGTACTCATGATAAGGATGATATGTCACGAACTTTGCTAGCCATGTCTAGCTCCCAAGACAGCTGTATATCCATGCGACAGTCTGGATGTCTTCCTCTCCTCATCCAGCTTTTACATGGCAATGACAAAGACTCTGTATTGTTGGGAAATTCCCGGGGCAGTAAAGAGGCTCGGGCCAGGGCCAGTGCAGCACTCCACAACATCATTCACTCACAGCCTGATGACAAGAGAGGCAGGCGTGAAATCCGAGTCCTTCATCTTTTGGAACAGATACGAGCTTACTGTGAAACCTGTTGGGAGTGGCAGGAAGCCCATGAACAAGGCATGGACCAGGACAAAAATCCAA TGCCAGCTCCTGTTGAACATCAGATCTGTCCTGCTGTTTGTGTTCTAATGAAACTTTCATTTGATGAAGAGCATAGACATGCAATGAATGAACTTG gTAGGAAGGCTACCCGGGGCATTTCATCACAGGAGCTAGGGCAGGGGCTTTCAG GGGGACTACAGGCCATTGCAGAATTATTGCAAGTGGACTGTGAAATGTATGGGCTTACTAATGACCACTACAGTATTACTTTAAGACGATATGCTGGAATGGCTTTGACAAACTTGACTTTTGGAGATGTAGCCAACAAG GCTACACTATGCTCTATGAAAGGCTGCATGAGAGCACTTGTGGCCCAACTAAAATCTGAAAGTGAAGACTTACAGCAG GTTATTGCAAGTGTTTTGAGGAATCTGTCTTGGCGAGCAGATGTAAATAGTAAAAAGACATTGCGGGAAGTTGGAAGTGTAAAAGCATTGATGGAATGTGCTTTGGAAGTTAAAAAG gAATCAACCCTCAAAAGCGTACTGAGTGCCTTATGGAATTTGTCAGCACATTGCACTGAGAATAAAGCTGATATATGTGCTGTAGATGGTGCGCTTGCGTTTTTGGTTGGCACTCTCACTTACCGGAGCCAGACAAATACTTTAGCCATTATTGAAAGTGGAGGTGGGATATTACGGAATGTATCCAGCTTGATAGCTACAAATGAGGACCACAG GCAAATCCTAAGAGAGAACAACTGCCTACAAACTTTGTTACAACACTTGAAATCTCACAGTTTGACAATAGTCAGTAATGCATGTGGAACTTTGTGGAATCTCTCGGCAAGAAATCCTAAAGACCAGGAAGCATTATGGGATATGGGGGCTGTTAGCATGCTCAAGAATCTCATTCATTCAAAGCACAAAATGATTGCTATGGGAAGTGCTGCAGCTTTAAGGAATCTCATGGCAAATCGACCTGCAAAATATAAGGACGCCAATATTATGTCTCCTGGTTCAAGCTTGCCATCTCTTCATGTTAGGAAACAGAAAGCCCTAGAAGCAGAATTAGATGCTCAGCATTTATCTGAAACTTTTGACAATATTGACAATTTAAGTCCTAAGGCATCTCATCGTAGTAAGCAAAGACACAAGCAAAATCTTTATGGTGACTACGTTTTTGACACCAATCGACATGATGATAATAGATCAGACAATTTTAATACTGGAAATATGACTGTTCTTTCACCATATTTGAATACTACAGTATTGCCCAGCTCCTCTTCATCAAGGGGAAGTTTAGATAGTTCTCGTTCTGAAAAAGATAGAAGTTTGGAGAGGGAGCGAGGAATTGGCCTAAGCAGCTACCACCCAACTACAGAAAATCCAGGAACCTCTTCAAAGCGAGGTTTGCCAATCTCAACCACTGCAGCCCAAATTGCCAAAGTCATGGAAGAAGTATCAGCCATTCATACCTCCCAGGAAGACAGAAATTCTGGTTCTACCACCGAATTACATTGTGTGACAGATGAAAGGAATGCAATAAGAAGAAGTTCCACTGCCcacacacattcaaacacatATAATTTTACTAAGTCAGAAAATTCAAATAGGACATGCTCTATGCCTTATGGTAAATTGGAATATAAAAGATCTTCAAATGATAGTTTAAATAGCGTCAGTAGTAGTGATGGTTATGGTAAAAGAGGTCAAATGAAACCTTCAGTTGAATCCTATTCTGAAGATGATGAAAGTAAATTTTGCAGTTACGGTCAGTATCCAGCTGACCTCGCCCATAAAATACATAGTGCAAATCATATGGATGATAATGATGGAGAACTGGATACACCAATAAATTATAGTCTTAAATATTCAGATGAGCAATTGAACTCTGGAAGGCAAAGTCCTTCACAGAATGAAAGATGGGCAAGACCAAAACACATaatagaagatgaaataaaacaaaatgagcaGAGACAATCAAGGAGTCAAAATACCACTTACCCTGTATATACTGAGAGTACTGATGATAAACACCTTAAGTTCCAGCCACATTTTGGACAGCAAGAATGTGTTTCCCCATATAGGTCAAGGGGAACCAATGGTTCAGAAACAAATCGAGTGGGTTCTGGTCATGGAATTAATCAAAATGTAAACCAGTCTTTGTGTCAGGAAGATGACTATGAAGATGATAAGCCAACCAACTATAGTGAACGCTATTCTGAAGAAGAACAGCATGAGGAAGAGGAGAGACCAACAAATTATagcataaaatataatgaagaaaagCATCATGTGGATCAGCCTATTGATTATAGTTTAAAATATGCCACTGACATTTCTTCCTCACAGAAACcatcatttccattttcaaagaGTTCATCTGCACAAAACACTAAAACTGAACACATCTCTTCAAATAGTGAGAAGGCATCCACACCTTCATCCAATGCAAAGAGGCAAACTCAGTTACATCCAAGTTCAGCACAGAATAGAAACGGTCAGACTCAAAAAACTACCACTTGCAAAGTTCCCTCTATCAACCAAGAAACAATTCAGACTTACTGTGTAGAAGACACCCCAATATGTTTTTCAAGGTGCAGTTCATTATCATCTTTGTCATCAGCTGAAGATGAAATAGGATGTGATCAGACAACACAGGAAGCAGATTCTTCTAATACTCTGCaaatagcagaaataaaagagaacaatgtAACTAGATCAACTGAAGATCCTGTAAGTGAAGTTCCAACAGTATCACAGCATGGTAGAACCAAACCCAGTCGACTCCAAGCTTCCAGTCTATCTTCAGAATCAACCAGACACAAAGCTGTTGAATTTTCTTCAGGGGCCAAGTCTCCCTCCAAAAGTGGTGCTCAAACACCCAAAAGTCCACCAGAGCACTATGTTCAGGAGACTCCACTCATGTTTAGCAGATGTACTTCTGTCAGTTCACTTGATAGTTTTGAGAGTCGTTCCATTGCCAGCTCTGTTCAGAGTGAACCATGCAGTGGAATGGTAAGTGGCATTATAAGCCCCAGTGACCTTCCAGATAGCCCTGGACAAACCATGCCACCAAGCAGAAGTAaaacccctccaccacctcctcagACAGTTCAAACCAAGCGAGAGGTACCTAAAAATAAAGTACCTACTActgaaaaaagagagagtggACCTAAGCAAGCTGCTGTAAATGCTGCTGTTCAGAGGGTCCAGGTTCTTCCAGATGCTGATACTTTGTTACATTTTGCCACAGAGAGTACTCCAGATGGATTTTCTTGTTCATCTAGCCTGAGTGCCCTAAGCCTCGATGAACCATTTATACAGAAAGATGTAGAGCTAAGAATAATGCCTCCAGTTCATGAAAATGACAATGGGAATGAAACAGAACCAGAGCAGCCTGAAGAATCAAATGAAAACCAGGACAAAGAGGCAGAAAAACCTGTTGATTCTGAAAAAGATCTACTGGATGATTCAGATGATGATGATATTGAAATATTAGAAGAATGTATTATTTCTGCGATGCCAACAAAGTCATCACGCAAAGCCAAAAAGCTAGCCCAGACTGCTTCAAAATTACCTCCACCTGTGGCAAGGAAACCAAGTCAACTACCTGTGTACAAACTTCTTCCATCACAAAACAGGTTACAGGCACAAAAGCATGTTAGTTTTACACCAGGAGATGACATGCCACGGGTGTATTGTGTAGAAGGGACACCTATAAACTTTTCCACAGCTACATCTCTAAGTGATCTTACAATAGAATCCCCTCCAAATGAGTTAGCTGCTGGAGAAGGGATTAGAGCAGGGGCACAGTCAGGTGAATTTGAAAAAAGAGATACCATTCCTACAGAAGGCAGAAGTACAGATGAGGCTCAAAGAGGAAAAACCTCATCTGTAACTATGCCTGAATTGGATGACAGTAAAACAGAAGAAGGCGATATTCTTGCAGAATGCATTAATTCTGCTATGCCCAAAGGGAAAAGTCACAAGCCTTTCCGTGTGAAAAAGATAATGGACCAGGTCCAGCAAGCATCTGTGTCTTCATCTGGAactaacaaaaatcaaatagatagtaagaaaaagaaacctaCTTCACCAGTAAAACCTATGCCACAAAATACTGAGTATAGGACACGTGTGAAAAAGAACACAGACTCAAAGAATAACTTAAATACTGAACCAGCTTTCTCAGACAACAAagattcaaagaaacaaaacttgaaGACTAATTCCAAGGACTTCAATGATAAGCTACCAAATAATGAAGATAGAGTTAGAGGAAGTTTTACTTTTGATTCACCTCATCATTACACCCCTATTGAAGGAACACCTTATTGTTTTTCACGAAATGATTCTTTAAGTTCTTTAGactttgatgatgatgatgttgaccTTTCCAGGGAAAAGGCAGAATTAAGAAAGGGGAAAGACAGTAAGGATTCAGAAGCTAAAGTTACCAGCCACACAGAACTAACATCAAGCCAACAATCATCTAATAAGTCACAAGCTGTTACAAAACATCCAATAAGTCGAGGCCAGTCTAAACCCATACTACAGAAGCAACCCACTTTTCCTCAGTCATCCAAAGACATACCAGATAGAGGGGCAGCAACTGatgaaaaattacagaattttgcTATTGAAAATACACCAGTTTGCTTTTCTCgtaattcttctctgagttctctTAGTGACATTGaccaagaaaacaacaataacaaagaaaatgaacctATTAAAGAGACTGCGCCACCTGCTTCACAAGGAGAACCAAGTAAACCCCAGGCATCAGGTTATGCTCCTAAATCATTTCATGTTGAGGATACTCCTGTTTGTTTCTCAAGAAACAGTTCTCTCAGTTCTCTCAGTATTGATTCTGAAGATGACCTGTTGCAGGAATGTATAAGTTCTGcaatgccaaaaaagaaaaggcctTCAAGACTCAAGGGTGATAATGAAAAACATAGTCCCAGAAATATGGGTGGCATATTAGCTGAAGATTTGACACTTGATTTGAAAGATATACAGAAACCAGATTCAGAGCATGGTTTATCCCCTGACTCAGAAAATTTTGATTGGAAAGCTATTCAAGAAGGTGCAAATTCCATAGTGAGTAGTTTGCAtcaagctgctgctgctgcatgtTTATCTAGACAAGCTTCATCTGATTCAGATTCCATTCTTTCTCTGAAATCAGGAATCTCTCTGGGATCACCTTTTCATCTTACACCTGATCAAGAGGAAAAACCCTTCACAGGTAATAAAGGACCACGAATTCTCAAGCCTGGGGAGAAAAGTACATTGGAAACTAAAAAAATGGAATCTGAAAATAAAGGaatcaaaggaggaaaaaaagtttataaaagcTTGATTACTGGAAAAGTTCGATCTAATTCAGAAATTTCCAGCCAAATGAAACAGCCCCTTCAAACAAACATGCCTTTAATCTCTCGAGGTAGGACAATGATTCATATTCCGGGAGTTCGAAATAGCTCCTCAAGTACAAGCCCTGTTTCTAAAAAAGGCCCACCTCTTAAGACTCCAGCCTCCAAAAGCCCTAGTGAAGGTCAAGCAGCCACCACTTCCCCTAGAGGAACCAAGCCTTCAGTGAAATCAGAATTAAGCCCTGTTACCAGGCAGACTTCACAAATAGGTGGGTCAAATAAAGGGCCTTCTAGGTCAGGATCTAGAGATTCTACTCCTTCAAGACCTGCCCAGCAACCATTAACTAGACCTATGCAGTCTCCAGGGCGAAACTCAATTTCACCTGGTAGAAATGGAATAAGTCCTCCTAACAAATTATCTCAACTGCCCAGAACATCATCCCCTAGTACTGCTTCAACTAAGTCTTCAGGCTCTGGGAAAATGTCATATACATCTCCAGGCAGACAGATGAGCCAACAAAACCTTACCAAACAAACAGGCTTATCCAAGAATACCAGtagtatcccaagaagtgagtcTGCCTCCAAAGGACTAAATCAGATGAATAATAGCAATGGGTCCAGTAAAAAGGTAGAACTTTCTAGAATGTCTTCAACTAAATCAAGTGGAAGTGAATCTGATCGATCAGAGAGACCTGTATTAGTACGTCAGTCTACTTTCATCAAAGAAGCTCCAAGCCCAACCCTAAGGAGAAAATTGGAGGAATCTGCTTCATTTGAatctctttctccatcttctaGACCAGATTCTCCCACTAGGTCTCAGGCACAAACACCAGTTttaagcccttcccttcctgatATGTCTCTGTCCACACATTCATCTGTTCAGGCTGGTGGATGGCGAAAACTTCCACCCAATCTCAGTCCCACTATAGAATATAATGATGGAAGACCAGTAAAGCGTCATGATATAGCACGCTCCCATTCTGAAAGTCCTTCCAGACTTCCAATCAACAGATCAGGAACCTGGAAGCGTGAGCATAGCAAACATTCATCATCCCTTCCTCGAGTAAGCACTTGGAGAAGAACTGGAAGCTCGTCTTCAATTCTTTCTGCCTCATCAGAGTCCAGTGAAAAAGCAAAAAGTGAGGATGAAAAACATGTAAACTCTGTTTCAGGAACCAAACAAACTAAAGAAAACCAAGTATCCACAAAAGgaacatggagaaaaataaaagaaagtgaaatttcTCCCACAAATATTACTTCTCAGAACACTTCTTCGGGTGCTACAAATGGTGCTGAATCAAAAACTCTAATTTATCAAATGGCACCTGCTGTTTCTAAAACAGAGGATGTTTGGGTGAGAATTGAGGACTGTCCCATTAACAACCCTAGATCTGGAAGATCTCCCACAGGTAATACTCCCCCAGTGATTGACAGTGTTTCAGAAAAGGGAAATCCAAATGTGAAAGATTTAAAGGATAATCAGGGAAAACAAAATGGGGGTAATGGCAGTGTCCCCGTGCACACCATGGGTTTGGAAAACCGCCTGAACTCCTTTATTCAGGTAGATGCCCCAGACCAAAAAGGAACTGAGACAAAACAGGGACAGAGTAATCCTGTTCCTGCAGCAGAGACTAGTGAAAGCTCTATAGCAGAGCGTACCCCTTTCAGTTCAAGCAGCTCAAGCAAACACAGTTCACCTAGTGGAACTGTTGCTGCCAGAGTGACTCCTTTTAATTACAACCCAAGTCCTAGGAAAAGCAGCGCAGATAGCACTTCAGCTCGCCCATCTCAGATCCCAACACCAGTGAATAACACCAAGAAACGAGACTCAAAAACTGACAGCACAGAATCCAGTGGAACTCAAAGTCCTAAGCGCCATTCTGGGTCTTACCTTGTGACATCTGTTTAA